The Athene noctua chromosome 23, bAthNoc1.hap1.1, whole genome shotgun sequence genome window below encodes:
- the LOC141969615 gene encoding uncharacterized protein LOC141969615 isoform X2, with amino-acid sequence MSRRAEILMESNMQALAVEKPRWDVGRQPSGKILSLDRQGAKKVLEIYVRRSLSCCENSLVAKKTLQEGARRRGRKADGLQRSKSDFSKYSCAKLSPKKDQEEEPKAQDPDKALDDESKAPKEVSKEELEPKRKSTKNSSQGKTQRTWFKSFLNFLFKKSPEEQKENAGQKAKEKDAKAPHSSKPEGGKRSGGDSSTSPPLGRAPKRRSSLKRVFSFKKHMEEERGEVAAGARAKRPSCLPLQHVQAPTTPDAEQPDGYYARVSEEIGLIVQGRESHGSRARGCGEPPRPASADGVDEAIRRIVALLQTAGDELDRQVKEDVRLRMFFRDMSYSSFKNLADAYVHKEMTASRPDVNPQEIQFAFAVHLTAKVAGICNQAVNRIMGFGTRYLEDSFAPLSYSKILQDKEKFSTDNCESPD; translated from the exons ATGTCCAGAAGGGCAGAAATACTGATGGAAAG caaCATGCAGGCTCTGGCTGTGGAGAAGCCTCGGTGGGATGTGGGGAGGCAGCCGTCAGGCAAGATTCTCTCACTGGACAGGCAAGGGGCCAAGAAAGTGCTGGAGATCTACGTCAGGCGCTCGCTAAGCTGTTGTGAAAACTCGCTGGTGGCCAAGAAGACGCTTCAGGAAGGAGCCAGAAGGCGAGGGAGGAAGGCAGATGGGCTGCAACGGTCGAAAAGTGACTTCAGCAAGTATTCCTGTGCCAAACTCAGCCCCAAGAAGGACCAGGAGGAGGAACCCAAAGCACAGGACCCGGACAAAGCTCTGGATGATGAGAGCAAAGCTCCCAAGGAGGTCTCTAAAGAGGAGTTGGAACCCAAGAGGAAGAGCACAAAAAACTCTTCCCAGGGCAAAACCCAACGCACCTGGTTCAAAAGTTTCTTAAATTTCCTTTTCAAGAAGAGCCctgaggagcagaaggaaaatgcagggcaaaaagcaaaggaaaaagatgcCAAAGCTCCTCACAGCTCTAAACCAGAAGGGGGTAAAAGATCCGGAGGGGATTCGAGCACGTCCCCACCGCTGGGCAGAGCCCCGAAGAGGAGGTCCAGCCTCAAGAGGGTTTTCTCCTTCAAGAAGCACATggaggaggagcggggagaggtGGCAGCTGGGGCAAGGGCCAAGCGACCCAGCTGCCTCCCACTGCAGCACGTCCAGGCGCCGACCACACCAG ATGCGGAGCAGCCCGACGGTTACTACGCACGAGTCTCGGAAGAGATCGGGCTGATCgtgcagggcagggagagccACGGGAGCAGAGCACGTGGATGCGGGGAGCCACCACGGCCGGCCAGCGCTGATGGGGTCG ATGAAGCCATCAGGAGAATCGTCGCCCTGCTCCAGACTGCAGGAGATGAGCTGGACAGGCAG GTGAAGGAAGATGTACGGCTACGGATGTTCTTCAGAGACATGTCCTACAGCTCCTTCAAGAACTTGGCTGATGCATACGTCCACAAGGAAATGACAGCCAGTAGACCCGACGTCAACCCCCAAGAGATCCAGTTTGCCTTCGCAGTGCACCTCACCGCCAAGGTGGCTGGTATCTGCAACCAGGCGGTGAACAGGATCATGGGCTTCGGCACCCGCTACCTGGAAGATTCGTTTGCACCTTTGTCCTACAGCAAAATTCTCCAG GACAAAGAAAAGTTCAGCACAGACAACTGTGAGAGCCCGGACTGA
- the LOC141969615 gene encoding uncharacterized protein LOC141969615 isoform X1, protein MSRRAEILMESNMQALAVEKPRWDVGRQPSGKILSLDRQGAKKVLEIYVRRSLSCCENSLVAKKTLQEGARRRGRKADGLQRSKSDFSKYSCAKLSPKKDQEEEPKAQDPDKALDDESKAPKEVSKEELEPKRKSTKNSSQGKTQRTWFKSFLNFLFKKSPEEQKENAGQKAKEKDAKAPHSSKPEGGKRSGGDSSTSPPLGRAPKRRSSLKRVFSFKKHMEEERGEVAAGARAKRPSCLPLQHVQAPTTPDAEQPDGYYARVSEEIGLIVQGRESHGSRARGCGEPPRPASADGVDEAIRRIVALLQTAGDELDRQVKEDVRLRMFFRDMSYSSFKNLADAYVHKEMTASRPDVNPQEIQFAFAVHLTAKVAGICNQAVNRIMGFGTRYLEDSFAPLSYSKILQQDKEKFSTDNCESPD, encoded by the exons ATGTCCAGAAGGGCAGAAATACTGATGGAAAG caaCATGCAGGCTCTGGCTGTGGAGAAGCCTCGGTGGGATGTGGGGAGGCAGCCGTCAGGCAAGATTCTCTCACTGGACAGGCAAGGGGCCAAGAAAGTGCTGGAGATCTACGTCAGGCGCTCGCTAAGCTGTTGTGAAAACTCGCTGGTGGCCAAGAAGACGCTTCAGGAAGGAGCCAGAAGGCGAGGGAGGAAGGCAGATGGGCTGCAACGGTCGAAAAGTGACTTCAGCAAGTATTCCTGTGCCAAACTCAGCCCCAAGAAGGACCAGGAGGAGGAACCCAAAGCACAGGACCCGGACAAAGCTCTGGATGATGAGAGCAAAGCTCCCAAGGAGGTCTCTAAAGAGGAGTTGGAACCCAAGAGGAAGAGCACAAAAAACTCTTCCCAGGGCAAAACCCAACGCACCTGGTTCAAAAGTTTCTTAAATTTCCTTTTCAAGAAGAGCCctgaggagcagaaggaaaatgcagggcaaaaagcaaaggaaaaagatgcCAAAGCTCCTCACAGCTCTAAACCAGAAGGGGGTAAAAGATCCGGAGGGGATTCGAGCACGTCCCCACCGCTGGGCAGAGCCCCGAAGAGGAGGTCCAGCCTCAAGAGGGTTTTCTCCTTCAAGAAGCACATggaggaggagcggggagaggtGGCAGCTGGGGCAAGGGCCAAGCGACCCAGCTGCCTCCCACTGCAGCACGTCCAGGCGCCGACCACACCAG ATGCGGAGCAGCCCGACGGTTACTACGCACGAGTCTCGGAAGAGATCGGGCTGATCgtgcagggcagggagagccACGGGAGCAGAGCACGTGGATGCGGGGAGCCACCACGGCCGGCCAGCGCTGATGGGGTCG ATGAAGCCATCAGGAGAATCGTCGCCCTGCTCCAGACTGCAGGAGATGAGCTGGACAGGCAG GTGAAGGAAGATGTACGGCTACGGATGTTCTTCAGAGACATGTCCTACAGCTCCTTCAAGAACTTGGCTGATGCATACGTCCACAAGGAAATGACAGCCAGTAGACCCGACGTCAACCCCCAAGAGATCCAGTTTGCCTTCGCAGTGCACCTCACCGCCAAGGTGGCTGGTATCTGCAACCAGGCGGTGAACAGGATCATGGGCTTCGGCACCCGCTACCTGGAAGATTCGTTTGCACCTTTGTCCTACAGCAAAATTCTCCAG CAGGACAAAGAAAAGTTCAGCACAGACAACTGTGAGAGCCCGGACTGA